One region of Zingiber officinale cultivar Zhangliang chromosome 7B, Zo_v1.1, whole genome shotgun sequence genomic DNA includes:
- the LOC122003818 gene encoding myosin-binding protein 1-like, with amino-acid sequence MPGAAESLGFFSFYKTAICECFLIAFLLYNAALAYLATRFARFCNLPPPCLLCSRLDNLLGGGERNGFYKRLFCHAHKVEISSMVYCHDHKKLADLRDMCHACLLSSTTVSATCHETYTLLGRNLKLKPDDHNGDGDGGIPNHAPPSSNHKLRPTPAGTSVCSCCSGTFQRPTPKKQPKRAVEPYDELKLPSDSDSEASLSENCDGYPQSRATKAAKEKSRWRRRLPPSMPFSYRTSPKTASTEKVPEKLIHPCTPGGAMKLNGEVKNNPEQVHRSIESSVRGNGFKKAIGNRGFILSPRFSEVVAGKESSRAQEDLKQRLSRALDSLWSNEATASPRIDDLKSSDASAAALQNLASRLSISRCNSSMDFAAIVSDVEGETSIARLKQQVEMDRKSISALCKELEEERSASTVAVNEAMAMITRLQEEKAAMQMEASQYLRLLEEQAEYDQEAIEKLNELLDEREKECLDMEAELETFRRDSSSTAAVKLCGAACGAKDLLLNLEQEKFQVSDSLKKLQNKLALFSAKQQPPPPPLAGEETGEEDPEIGSLKDEVSGLTQRMEAIEEDREFLRQALAALRHGAEGMQLVQDIAWQLKGLRRELKEGIMAN; translated from the exons ATGCCCGGCGCCGCTGAATCTCTCGGCTTCTTTTCCTTCTACAAAACCGCCATATGCGAATGCTTCCTGATCGCGTTCCTCCTCTACAACGCTGCCTTGGCCTACCTCGCCACCCGATTCGCTCGCTTCTGCAACTTGCCGCCGCCCTGTCTCCTCTGCTCCCGGCTGGACAACCTCCTCGGCGGCGGAGAGCGAAACGGCTTCTATAAGCGTCTATTCTGCCATGCACACAAGGTGGAGATCTCCTCCATGGTCTACTGCCACGACCACAAGAAGCTCGCCGACCTCCGCGACATGTGCCACGCCTGCCTCCTCTCCTCCACCACCGTCTCCGCCACCTGCCACGAGACCTACACTCTCCTCGGGAGAAATCTCAAGCTGAAACCCGACGACCACAACGGCGATGGAGACGGCGGCATTCCTAACCACGCTCCGCCGTCGTCGAACCACAAACTCCGACCAACTCCCGCCGGCACGAGCGTGTGCTCATGCTGCTCCGGCACATTCCAGCGTCCGACACCAAAGAAGCAACCGAAAAGAGCCGTCGAACCGTACGACGAGCTGAAGCTGCCCTCCGACTCCGACTCGGAGGCGTCGCTCTCGGAGAACTGCGATGGATATCCTCAGTCACGTGCGACCAAAGCCGCgaaggagaaatccagatggcgGCGCCGACTGCCACCAAGCATGCCCTTCAGCTACCGGACCTCGCCTAAAACCGCATCGACGGAGAAAGTGCCCGAGAAATTGATCCATCCTTGCACGCCCGGCGGCGCGATGAAGTTAAACGGAGAAGTCAAGAACAATCCTGAACAAGTCCATCGATCCATCGAATCAT CCGTCCGGGGCAATGGCTTCAAGAAGGCGATAGGAAACAGGGGATTCATTCTCTCCCCGCGCTTCTCCGAGGTCGTCGCCGGCAAGGAGTCTTCCCGCGCGCAGGAGGACCTAAAGCAGCGCCTCTCCCGGGCGCTCGACTCGCTGTGGAGCAACGAAGCCACTGCTAGTCCGAGAATCGACGACCTGAAGTCCAGCGACGCTTCGGCGGCGGCGTTGCAGAACCTCGCCAGCCGGCTCTCCATCAGCCGATGCAACTCGAGCATGGACTTCGCCGCCATCGTGTCCGACGTCGAGGGCGAGACCTCCATCGCCCGGCTGAAGCAGCAGGTGGAGATGGACAGGAAGTCCATCAGCGCGCTCTGCAAGGAGCTCGAGGAGGAGCGGAGCGCGTCGACGGTGGCGGTGAACGAGGCGATGGCGATGATCACGCGCCTGCAGGAGGAGAAGGCGGCGATGCAAATGGAGGCCTCGCAGTACCTCCGCCTGCTcgaagagcaggccgagtacgacCAGGAGGCCATCGAGAAGCTCAACGAGCTGCTCGACGAGCGCGAGAAGGAATGCCTCGATATGGAAGCCGAGCTCGAAACCTTCCGAAGAGACTCCTCCTCCACCGCCGCCGTCAAGCTCTGCGGCGCCGCCTGCGGCGCCAAGGATCTGCTACTGAACCTCGAGCAGGAGAAGTTTCAGGTGTCCGATAGCTTAAAGAAGCTCCAAAACAAACTCGCTCTGTTTTCCGCCAAGCAGCAGCCGCCGCCGCCTCCATTGGCCGGCGAGGAGACCGGAGAAGAAGATCCAGAGATCGGCAGCTTGAAGGACGAGGTGTCGGGGTTGACCCAGAGGATGGAGGCGATCGAAGAAGATCGGGAGTTCCTCCGGCAGGCCCTCGCCGCGCTGCGGCATGGAGCCGAGGGAATGCAGTTGGTGCAGGATATCGCGTGGCAATTGAAAGGGTTACGAAGAGAATTAAAAGAGGGGATTATGGCTAATTAA